A single window of candidate division Zixibacteria bacterium HGW-Zixibacteria-1 DNA harbors:
- a CDS encoding peptidylprolyl isomerase yields the protein MTACSKERRVKDGDTIKAHYTGNFEDGTQFATSYGNEPVEFVIGSGTFIPGFEIGFIGMAVGEKKSVTIPPLEGYGDIHQELIATIPRAVFPDSVPVDSGMQFEMQRPDGTPFTVLITGAKDDSVMVDANHPLAGKTLVFELELVEIK from the coding sequence ATGACGGCATGTTCCAAGGAACGACGGGTCAAAGACGGCGACACGATCAAGGCCCATTATACGGGAAATTTCGAGGACGGCACCCAGTTTGCCACGTCCTACGGCAATGAACCGGTTGAGTTTGTTATCGGCAGCGGCACCTTTATTCCCGGTTTCGAGATCGGCTTTATCGGCATGGCCGTCGGCGAAAAAAAGTCAGTGACCATTCCGCCGCTCGAGGGTTACGGCGACATTCACCAGGAATTGATCGCAACCATTCCCAGGGCGGTTTTCCCCGATTCTGTTCCGGTTGACAGCGGTATGCAGTTCGAGATGCAGCGCCCCGACGGGACGCCGTTTACGGTTTTGATAACCGGTGCCAAGGACGACTCGGTTATGGTCGATGCCAACCATCCGCTGGCCGGCA